One region of Cucurbita pepo subsp. pepo cultivar mu-cu-16 chromosome LG03, ASM280686v2, whole genome shotgun sequence genomic DNA includes:
- the LOC111791896 gene encoding photosystem I reaction center subunit VI, chloroplastic-like, giving the protein MASLATLAAVQPVTVKGLGGSSLAGTKLPLRPSRQSCRPKSFKAGAVVAKYGDKSVYFDLEDLGNTTGQWDLYGSDAPSPYNSLQSKFFETFAAPFTKRGLLLKFLLLGGGATLAYYSATAPDDVLPIKKGPQLPPKLGPRGKI; this is encoded by the exons ATGGCTTCCTTAGCAACATTAGCCGCAGTTCAGCCAGTCACCGTAAAGGGCCTTGGTGGAAGCTCCCTTGCCGGAACTAAGCTCCCTCTCAGGCCCTCTCGCCAGAGCTGCAGACCAAAAAGCTTCAA GGCTGGTGCTGTGGTGGCTAAGTACGGTGACAAAAGTGTTTACTTCGATTTGGAGGATTTGGGCAACACTACTGGACAGTGGGATTTGTATGGATCTGATGCTCCTTCACCATACAATTCTCTTCAG AGCAAATTCTTTGAGACCTTTGCCGCTCCATTCACCAAGAGAGGACTGTTGCTCAAGTTCTTGCTTCTAGGCGGTGGAGCCACATTAGCTTATTACAGTGCCACTGCCCCAGATGATGTTCTTCCCATCAAGAAAGGACCTCAACTTCCACCAAAGCTTGGGCCTCGTGGCAAGATCTAA
- the LOC111791897 gene encoding rop guanine nucleotide exchange factor 12-like encodes MVREMEQEEENCRSKFFNFKHKTLQKLELGEFNNNNVLFSNRNQGLDPPNDGGLDKSSANGPDKGPKSKPSRDDAAVKQPKNQPPTEIEQMKERFAKLLLGEDMSGGGKGVSSALALSNAITNLAASVFGEQRRLEPMSEGRKTRWRKEIDLLLSVTDYIVEFVPSQQKSKDGTNMEIMVTRQRNDLHMNIPALRKLDAMLIACLDNFKDQSEFYYLSRDSSNKDNASKRNDDKWWLPTPKVPENGLSENSRKFMQYQKDCVNQVLKAAMAINAQVLSEMEIPENYIELLPKNGRESLGDSVYRNITVEYFDPDQFLSTLDLSSEHKILDLKDRIEASIVIWKRKMNQKDGKSAWGSAVSLEKRELFEERAETILLILKHRFPGTPQSALDISKIQYNRDVGQAVLESYSRILESLAFTVMSRIEDVLDADYIAQNPSQVSSKKNSTRETAVSSGEEPQSAADTPTSMTLLDFMNWGPDIADNEVKKESPTENAENVFTETEPRPVQKLQNVATNNKLVSYLENIGGTKSPTARH; translated from the exons ATGGTACGAGAAATGGAGCAGGAGGAAGAGAATTGCAGGTccaaattcttcaatttcaaacatAAAACACTCCAAAAGCTTGAGCTTGGAgagtttaataataataatgttttgttttccaacAGAAACCAGGGATTAGATCCCCCAAACGACGGCGGGTTGGACAAATCCTCCGCTAATGGACCGGACAAAGGTCCTAAATCCAAGCCCTCCAGAGATGATGCTGCAGTTAAACAGCCTAAAAATCAGCCACCAACAG AAATAGAACAGATGAAGGAGAGGTTCGCTAAGTTGCTTTTGGGTGAAGATATGTCCGGTGGAGGAAAGGGTGTTTCGTCGGCTTTAGCATTGTCGAATGCAATTACGAATCTTGCAG CTTCTGTTTTCGGGGAACAACGGCGTCTCGAGCCGATGTCGGAAGGGAGAAAAACACGGTGGAGAAAAGAGATTGACTTGCTATTATCAGTCACTGATTACATAGTTGAATTTGTTCCTTCCCAACAGAAATCCAAGGATGGAACAAACATGGAG ATCATGGTTACCCGACAACGCAACGATCTTCACATGAACATCCCGGCATTGCGGAAGCTCGATGCGATGCTTATT GCTTGTTTGGATAATTTTAAGGACCAATCCGAGTTCTACTACTTATCCAGAGATTCAAGTAATAAAGACAATGCTTCAAAGAGAAATGATGACAAATGGTGGCTACCTACTCCAAAAGTTCCTGAGAATGGTTTATCTGAAAACTCAAGGAAATTTATGCAGTATCAAAAGGATTGTGTAAACCAAGTCCTTAAAGCAGCCATGGCTATCAATGCACAAGTTCTATCAGAAATGGAGATCCCAGAAAACTACATAGAGTTATTGCCTAAG AACGGGAGGGAAAGCCTTGGAGACTCCGTGTACAGAAACATAACGGTCGAGTACTTCGACCCGGATCAATTTCTGTCTACATTGGACTTATCTTCAGAGCACAAGATCTTAGATCTCAAGGATAGAATAGAAGCTTCCATTGTGATAtggaagaggaaaatgaaCCAGAAAGATGGAAAATCTGCTTGGGGTTCAGCTGTAAGCTTGGAGAAACGAGAGCTTTTCGAGGAGCGAGCGGAAACGATTCTACTCATCCTCAAACATCGTTTCCCAGGCACTCCTCAATCAGCATTAGACATCAGCAAAATCCAATACAACCGG GATGTTGGACAGGCTGTTCTAGAGAGTTACTCAAGAATTCTTGAAAGCTTAGCCTTCACAGTGATGTCAAGGATTGAGGACGTACTCGATGCAGATTACATCGCTCAAAATCCATCACAAGTATCGAGTAAGAAGAACTCGACACGGGAAACCGCAGTGAGCTCAGGAGAAGAGCCACAAAGTGCTGCAGACACACCTACTTCAATGACACTATTGGATTTCATGAATTGGGGTCCGGATATTGCTGATAATGAGGTAAAGAAGGAATCACCAACAGAGAATGCAGAAAATGTGTTCACAGAAACTGAACCAAGGCCTGTGCAAAAGCTTCAAAACGTAGCGACCAACAACAAGTTGGTTTCTTACCTCGAGAACATAGGCGGGACAAAAAGCCCCACGGCACGACATTGA
- the LOC111791776 gene encoding dynein light chain 1, cytoplasmic-like, whose product MLEGKALIADTDMPLKLQIQAMKAASEALDLYDVYDSKSIAAHIKKKFDDGHGMGWQCVVGSNFGSFFTHSQGTFIYFTLETLNFLIFKGPSPSVSSRVDIV is encoded by the exons ATGCTGGAAGGGAAGGCTTTGATTGCTGATACAGACATGCCTCTCAAGTTGCAGATCCAAGCCATGAAAGCTGCTTCTGAAGCTCTCGATCTTTATGATGTTTATGACTCTAAATCCATTGCTGCCCACATCAAGAAG AAGTTTGATGATGGGCATGGGATGGGATGGCAATGCGTGGTGGGTTCCAATTTTGGGAGCTTTTTCACTCATTCTCAAGGGACTTTCATCTACTTCACTTTGGAGACTCTCAACTTTCTTATCTTCAAAGGCCCTTCTCCTTCCGTATCGAGTCGTGTAGATATCgtttga
- the LOC111791713 gene encoding protein disulfide isomerase-like 1-6 encodes MILRKPTSRFILLAFTLLLLFGFFAIVYSSESNPVENGDEDLEGLEELLALDEEEENQQQDGANLRTSEAKVLSKAQRIVLELSNDKSERVIEQNEYVLLLGYAPWCARSAELMPHFAEAANSLRELGSPILMAKLDADRYPKAASALQIKGFPTLILFVNGTSQAYTGGFTAEEIVIWVQKKTGVPVINISSLNEAKEFLKKHHMFVVGRFEKFEGPAYEEFLKAASDDNEFQFVGVSDIEAAKVLFPDIKPSSNFLGLVKDEEERYSAYEGGFEREKILHFLEHNKFPLVTKLTEMNSIRVYSSPVKRQVLIFADDEEFKDLLEPLQNVAKKLKSKVMFISIDIANENLAKPFLSLFGLEESNGIVVAAFDNGMSSKFLLESDPTPSNIEEFGRGLHDGTLSPYFRSQPIPNNEGASIQVVVGRTFDELVLKNPKNVFLEVHTPWCITCEATSKNVEKLAKHFKDFDNIVFARIDASANEHPKLQVDDYPTLLFYPASDKSNPIKVSSKGSLKDLAKNISKLLKSEEQGSGKDEL; translated from the exons ATGATTCTGAGAAAACCCACTTCCAGATTCATCCTTCTCGCCTTCACCCTTCTCCTATTGTTCGGATTCTTCGCCATTGTTTACTCATCTGAGAGCAACCCAGTTGAAAATGGCGATGAAGATCTCGAGGGTCTTGAGGAATTGTTGGCATTggatgaagaagaggaaaatcaGCAGCAGGATGGGGCTAATTTGAGAACCTCAGAGGCTAAGGTATTGAGTAAAGCACAGAGGATAGTTCTTGAGCTTAGCAATGATAAGAGTGAGAGAGTAATTGAACAAAATGAGTACGTTTTGCTTCTGGGTTATGCCCCTTGGTGTGCTAGGAGTGCTGAGTTAATGCCCCATTTCGCTGAGGCAGCTAATTCACTTAGGGAATTGGGAAGCCCCATTTTAATGGCGAAGCTTGATGCCGATCGCTATCCAAAAGCGGCTTCTGCCCTCCAAATTAAGGGGTTCCCTACACTTATTCTGTTTGTTAATGGGACTTCTCAAGCTTACACTGGTGGATTCACTGC GGAAGAGATTGTGATCTGGGTCCAGAAAAAGACTGGTGTGCCTGTTATAAATATAAGCTCTTTGAACGAAGCTAAAGAATTTCTTAAGAAGCACCACATGTTCGTTGTTGGTCGGTTTGAGAAATTTGAG GGGCCTGCATatgaagaatttttaaaagcaGCCTCAGATGACAATGAATTCCAGTTTGTTGGGGTGAGCGACATTGAAGCTGCAAAGGTCCTCTTCCCAGATATTAAGCCCTCAAGCAATTTCCTTGGATTGGTTAAAGATGAGGAGGAAAGATATAGCGCGTACG AAGGAGGTTTTGAAAGGGAAAAGATATTGCATTTTTTGGAGCATAACAAGTTTCCATTAGTCACTAAACTGACGGAAATGAATTCTATCCGAGTTTACTCCAGCCCTGTTAAACGCCAG GTTCTCATCTTTGCTGATGACGAAGAATTCAAGGATCTTCTCGAGCCGCTTCAGAATGTTGCGAAAAAGTTAAAGTCAAAG GTGATGTTTATATCCATAGACATTGCAAATGAAAATCTCGCAAAGCCCTTCTTGTCATTATTCGGTCTCGAAGAATCAAACGGAATTGTG GTTGCTGCTTTTGATAACGGAATGAGCTCAAAGTTTTTGTTAGAGTCAGATCCGACCCCGAGCAACATAGAG GAGTTTGGCAGAGGCCTTCATGATGGTACTCTGTCTCCTTACTTCAGATCACAGCCAATCCCAAATAAT GAGGGAGCAAGCATTCAAGTAGTTGTTGGAAGGACATTTGATGAACTGGTTTTGAAGAATCCCAAAAATGTATTCTTGGAG GTGCATACCCCATGGTGCATTACCTGCGAGGCAACAAGCAAGAATGTGGAGAAGTTGGCTAAGCATTTCAAAGATTTTGATAACATTGTTTTTGCCAGAATTGATGCTTCTGCAAACGAACATCCAAAGCTACAA GTAGATGATTATCCAACCCTCCTGTTTTACCCCGCATCTGATAAATCAAACCCG ATAAAGGTTTCGAGCAAAGGGAGCTTGAAGGATTTGGCCAAGAACATCTCCAAACTGCTCAAGTCTGAAGAGCAGGGCAGTGGGAAAGATGAACTATAA
- the LOC111790262 gene encoding uncharacterized protein LOC111790262, which yields MATIEKCKSKSRFFDRIFPPRPLGACLANSAPPPNSICQSFFKVASTVKSRAASLFPFDAGCVYDPWGDAVDGLTCTTQMGLTLPEFDRDAIVIGGMEMRRWKPCVVDGFEGFEIGDEAEKEKPILLQGFA from the coding sequence ATGGCTACGATAGAAAAATGCAAATCCAAATCACGTTTCTTCGATCGAATCTTCCCTCCGCGTCCCCTAGGCGCTTGCCTTGCTAATTCCGCCCCTCCTCCCAATTCAATTTGCCAATCTTTCTTCAAGGTAGCCTCCACCGTGAAATCCAGGGCCGCCTCCCTTTTTCCCTTCGACGCGGGCTGCGTCTATGATCCATGGGGCGACGCCGTCGACGGACTGACTTGCACGACGCAGATGGGATTGACATTGCCGGAATTTGATCGAGACGCCATCGTTATTGGGGGAATGGAGATGAGGAGATGGAAGCCTTGTGTGGTAGACGGATTTGAAGGATTCGAGATTGGAGATGAAGCCGAGAAGGAGAAACCTATTTTACTCCAAGGTTTTGCTTAA
- the LOC111789961 gene encoding 60S ribosomal protein L37-3, translating into MGKGTGSFGKRRNKTHTLCVRCGRRSFHLQKSRCSACAFPAARKRTYNWSVKAIRRKTTGTGRMRYMRHVPRRFKSGFREGTQAAPRSKGAAASA; encoded by the exons ATG GGTAAGGGAACGGGAAGTTTCGGTAAGAGGAGGAACAAGACCCACACTCTCTGTGTTAGGTGTGGCCGCCGCAGCTTCCACCTGCAGAAGAGTCGATGCTCTGCCTGTGCATTTCCAGCCGCCCGTAAGCGTACAT ATAACTGGAGCGTGAAGGCGATCCGAAGGAAGACCACTGGAACTGGGCGGATGAGATACATGCGTCATGTTCCTCGCAGATTCAAGAGTGGTTTCAGAGAAG GTACTCAAGCAGCACCAAGGAGCAAAGGAGCAGCCGCATCAGCCTAA
- the LOC111789942 gene encoding mitochondrial arginine transporter BAC2-like produces MDFWPEFLANSWGKEFIAGGIGGIAGIVSGYPLDTLRIRQQHSTSGSAISVLRNIMSNGGPAALYRGMGAPLASVTFQNAIVFQTNAVLCRAFDPAVTDNRPPSYKAVALGGFGTGALQSLILTPVELVKIRLQLQDLGSSSHSDLGSSRLGPMQVAKNIFKTEGYKGLYRGLTITMLRDAPSHCFYFWTYEFMREKLHPGCRESGQETLRTMLVAGGLAGVASWVCCYPLDVVKTRLQAQSKMSFQKYSGIVDCFYKSVKEEGYSVLWRGLGTAIARAFVVNGAIFSAYELSLRCLSNNGGFHAENTI; encoded by the exons ATGGATTTCTGGCCGGAATTTCTCGCTAACAGTTGGGGGAAAGAGTTCATAGCCGGCGGAATCGGCGGCATCGCCGGCATCGTCTCCGGCTACCCACTCGACACCCTTCGCATCCGACAGCAACACTCCACCTCTGGTTCCGCGATTAGCGTCCTCCGTAACATCATGTCTAACGGCGGCCCAGCTGCCCTCTACAGAGGAATGGGTGCTCCACTCGCTTCCGTCACTTTCCAG AACGCAATTGTTTTCCAAACCAACGCCGTGCTCTGCCGCGCGTTCGATCCGGCGGTAACGGACAACCGTCCACCGTCGTACAAGGCAGTAGCATTAGGCGGATTCGGCACCGGAGCATTACAGAGCCTAATTCTAACACCGGTGGAGCTCGTTAAGATCCGCCTTCAATTACAGGATCTGGGTTCATCGAGCCACTCAGATCTGGGTTCATCTCGGCTCGGGCCGATGCAGGTTGCGAAGAACATATTCAAAACCGAAGGCTACAAAGGGCTTTACAGAGGCTTAACAATCACAATGCTAAGAGACGCTCCATCTCATTGTTTTTACTTCTGGACATACGAATTCATGAGAGAAAAGCTTCATCCCGGTTGCAGGGAGTCCGGGCAAGAGACATTGAGAACGATGCTCGTCGCCGGCGGTTTAGCCGGCGTTGCCAGTTGGGTTTGTTGTTACCCACTGGATGTGGTTAAAACCAGACTCCAAGCTCAATCGAAAATGTCGTTTCAAAAGTACAGTGGAATTGTGGACTGTTTCTATAAGAGCGTGAAAGAAGAAGGGTACAGTGTGTTATGGCGGGGATTGGGAACCGCCATTGCAAGAGCTTTTGTGGTGAATGGAGCCATTTTTTCTGCTTATGAGCTGAGCTTGAGATGTCTGTCCAACAATGGAGGATTTCATGCTGAAAACACCATTTAA